One Capricornis sumatraensis isolate serow.1 chromosome 8, serow.2, whole genome shotgun sequence genomic region harbors:
- the LOC138083189 gene encoding calmodulin-1, with protein MADQLTEEQIAEFKEAFSLFDKDGDGTITTKELGTVMRSLGQNPTEAELQDMINEVDADGNGTIDFPEFLTMMARKMKDTDSEEEIREAFRVFDKDGNGYISAAELRHVMTNLGEKLTDEEVDEMIREADIDGDGQVNYEEFVQMMTAK; from the coding sequence ATGGCTGACCAGCTGACTGAAGAGCAGATTGCAGAATTCAAAGAAGCTTTTTCACTATTTGACAAGGATGGTGATGGAACTATAACAACAAAGGAATTGGGAACTGTAATGCGGTCTCTTGGGCAGAATCCCACAGAAGCAGAGTTACAGGACATGATTAATGAAGTAGATGCTGATGGTAATGGCACAATTGACTTCCCGGAATTTCTGACAATGAtggcaagaaaaatgaaagatacagacagtgaagaagaaattAGAGAAGCATTCCGTGTGTTTGATAAGGATGGTAATGGCTATATTAGTGCAGCAGAGCTCCGCCATGTGATGACAAACCTTGGAGAGAAGTTAACAGATGAAGAGGTTGATGAAATGATCAGGGAAGCAGATATTGATGGTGATGGTCAAGTAAACTATGAAGAGTTTGTACAAATGATGACAGCAAAGTGA